One window from the genome of Nicotiana tomentosiformis chromosome 5, ASM39032v3, whole genome shotgun sequence encodes:
- the LOC138892606 gene encoding uncharacterized protein, with amino-acid sequence MEKFVPQSRREELRRQFEQLRQGDMSMTHYEMRFLELARHAIWLVPTDRERIRRFIDGLTFQLRYLMTRERVSGATFDEVVDIARQIEMVCSQERVEREAKRPRGQGGFSSVPGGQFHHGRGRPFRHA; translated from the coding sequence atggagaagttcgtgccacagtcccgtagagaggagctgcgcaggcagttcgagcagcttcgtcagggtgatatgtccatgACGCactatgagatgagatttttagagttggcccgtcatgctatctggttggttcccacagacagggaaaggatcaggaggttcatagatggcctcacttttcaactGCGATatcttatgactagagagagagtgtctggtgctacttttgatgaggttgtcgacattgctcgtcagattgagatggtttgcagccaggagcgggtcgagagggaggccaagaggcctcgtggtcagggtggatttagcAGTGTTcctgggggtcagttccaccacggtagaggtcgtcctttcagacatgcttag